Sequence from the Zeugodacus cucurbitae isolate PBARC_wt_2022May chromosome 2, idZeuCucr1.2, whole genome shotgun sequence genome:
tattttttaattataaatttttttttttaaaccttaaatatagtacactatcgtcttaaaattccgttcaCCGCAATAATTTCCTTCCCttttaaaaaaatgctaaaaaacgctttttttcggcttctaaagcaaacTACTGCCTTAAATCAAGCCAATTCGTGCTCCGTATAAAAAAATTCTGGCCAGCTTGATAGCTCTTGAAGCTTTGGaggatagttttttttttttgcaattcaaCAACGAAGAGAGTTAgttcaatacatttttagaGAACTTACTCGAGAAAAGAAGAAGGAAATCCAcggcaaatttataaaatttattttgtaaaagaaaattttatgaaattgtaaCCTTTAAAGTCGAggtttaatttttacaatatgaaaatatagaaattaagtagagatttgttaatatatatatatatatatatatatatatatatatatatatatatatatatttacacatatagaACAGTGTGTATCGATTTTGGAGGGATTTTGAATAAAACAGCTCCACGATAGGTATCTTGAATGCCAACATCAACGCTAAACGAATTGCTgttgaaagaaataataaaaagaaaaaagtaaaagttataACAACAGTTATAAATGATTGTGTTTATAAGCATACCGATTCAAGATCACTACGACCACACTATTATCCGGTTTCAAAAAGGCAAGCGCATCCACATCCGGATTTTTATTGTCAGCAGCAATGCGTACGGAACCACCAGCAATGAATTTGGTGAAATGACCCATTGTATAGAACAGCGGTTGTTTGTAAACCTCATTATGGTCTGTTCAAAGCATACATttggtatatactcgtatagcaaaaaaattacaaattagtaTTACTTGTGGTATTGGCAATCATTGGCGCATCGCCATGCTCTTGATCCAACAAAGTGTTGCAGTTTATACGTTCATTCGGATCTTTCTCCAGATTTTGTAGTAAGGCATGTGCAAACTGCTCACCGCGCTCCCAAGAACCGAAAATAGCATTCGAATTCTTTAAATAGTGTTCACCGACGCCAGAGCCCAGATTGCGCATGAAATCGACGCCAATGCCAAGTTCCGTAAAGAAGGATCTACAAATTTTGAGGCGTTACATAAATTTCCATATACTTAAATATGGGTTTTCGCTCACTGATAGATGTGTTTTTGCAATGTTTTTgggaaattttgtaaaatatgttca
This genomic interval carries:
- the LOC105218792 gene encoding lysosomal acid glucosylceramidase, with protein sequence MAKNMNSVGLFLAISLIGCLITLSHQETAPCALKKYNTGLVCVCNSHYCDYLDDPTPSEEFVFAAVSSSKAGLRFATTHGQFNLYKKYYIFDHDQLLGRSMQAPAGGSAQIEVDREKRWQKTQGFTGSISDSIEHILQNFPKTLQKHIYQSFFTELGIGVDFMRNLGSGVGEHYLKNSNAIFGSWERGEQFAHALLQNLEKDPNERINCNTLLDQEHGDAPMIANTTNHNEVYKQPLFYTMGHFTKFIAGGSVRIAADNKNPDVDALAFLKPDNSVVVVILNRNSFSVDVGIQDTYRGAVLFKIPPKSIHTVLYV